DNA from Marinagarivorans cellulosilyticus:
TCGTGATCGGCGCCGTGGCTTAATGCAACAGATGTTACGCCAGCAGGCAGTTTAATGTCTGAGATGTGTACGGTATCGCCTACGTCAACATCGGCTAAGTCCACTTCGATGAACTCAGGTAGTGCGCTTGGCAAGCAAGAAATTTCGAGCTCAGTCATTGTGTGGTTCACAATGCCGCCGCCTTGTTTAACGCCTTTGCTAGTCGCTTCGTTGATGAAGTGAAGAGGGGCGTTGATCGTGATTTTGCTGTTTTCTGACACGCGAAGGAGATCGGCGTGGAGAACAACAGCTTTTGCTGGGTGGCGTTGCAAGTCTTTCAAAATCACTGTTTCTTCGGCGCCATCAATTTTTAAGGTGATAACGTGCGAATAAAAGGCTTCGTGCTCAAGGTGCTTAACAAGCTCTTTGTGCTCGAGGGTGATGTTTTGTGGGGCTTTGTCGCCGCCGTATACGATAGCGGGTAGCAAACCCTGTTCGCGACGCAGGCGGCGGCTCGCACCTTTCCCTGAGTCTTCGCGAACAGATGCGATAAGAGTAAAGTCTTCAGTAGACATGGGTGTATCCTCAAAATTAAAGTGGTGCGCCGCGACCTGCGCACTACGACTAAAAAAGGTCGCCAATATTGACGACCGCTGTGTTGTGATGCTCTTTAAGTGAATACTTTCAGTAATCGCTTAGCGGAACATCGCGCTTAAAGATTCCTCGTTGCTAATTCTACGCATGGCTTCAGCTAGCATGGGGGCAAGCGTCAGCTGGCGTACTTTAGCGGTTTCAATCACGCCGTCGTCTAGCGGGATTGAGTCGGTAACGACAAGCTCGTCTAGGGCGGACTGGCTAATGCGCTGGGCGGCGGGGCCCGACAATATCGGGTGTGTGCAATAGGCAATAACTTTGCGTGCACCGTGGGTCTTGAGTGCTGCTGCTGCGTTGCAGAGCGTGCCTGC
Protein-coding regions in this window:
- a CDS encoding 50S ribosomal protein L25/general stress protein Ctc yields the protein MSTEDFTLIASVREDSGKGASRRLRREQGLLPAIVYGGDKAPQNITLEHKELVKHLEHEAFYSHVITLKIDGAEETVILKDLQRHPAKAVVLHADLLRVSENSKITINAPLHFINEATSKGVKQGGGIVNHTMTELEISCLPSALPEFIEVDLADVDVGDTVHISDIKLPAGVTSVALSHGADHDLPVASISKPKGSSDDAEETTEEA